A window of Bacillus rossius redtenbacheri isolate Brsri chromosome 4 unlocalized genomic scaffold, Brsri_v3 Brsri_v3_scf4_1, whole genome shotgun sequence contains these coding sequences:
- the LOC134541574 gene encoding uncharacterized protein LOC134541574: MFRTIILLGIVLSTGFTNDMEMISGLGTSIKATKSPSFGTCWTNSMRSFQTRCDKLNMESQKYLALRFADCFLVMSGEEAYGCDKLIEEERNVCIKNMSTRDYNTFTDFFTHVDSLCRFLEIQIWQEDTETNFRSLLASTTKAKKMIVEALQKQKISLQLQKMSISEQMQMVKTTSRLDERLIELQSKTKQTVDNFSKSTSGSYGILVETFAGLTALQQWLVHKTTWLEMAIFYICGTVVILLLTVLPELEEAKWVLLSLHLAAVCVECGLWSVSLHVNVGFVRSSLVYVCAGLLCLTAYHYTTTETSKHRLMLDVERNIDHLEKIMTGTRVVKKNACLVQNSRVASSNDRLSVTPNRTGSCSVNDGDDSWRSVSPDRTPAVWQRNGSRAATPRTDTGHDACHAAQLWSTAHRSEVGT, encoded by the exons ATGTTTCGCACCATTATTCTCTTGGGAATTGTTCTCTCTACAGGATTTACAAATGACATGGAAATGATCAGTGGTTTGGGTACCTCTATCAAAGCAACCAAGTCGCCGAGTTTTGGTACTTGTTGGACGAATTCCATGCGGAGTTTTCAGACCAGGTGTGATAAGTTGAACATGGAATCTCAGAAATATTTGGCTTTGAGGTTCGCCGATTGTTTTTTGGTGATGTCTGGTGAAGAGGCATATGGATGTGATAAATTAATTGAGGAAGAGAGAAATGTGTGTATTAAAAATATGTCCACCCGGGATTACAACACGTTCACCGATTTCTTCACGCACGTAGATAGTCTTTGTCGTTTTCTTGAGATTCAAATTTGGCAAGAAGACACTGAAACTAACTTTAGAAGCCTCTTGGCAAGCACGACGAAGGCAAAGAAGATGATCGTGGAAGCACTGCAAAAGCAAAAGATTTCCTTGCAACTGCAGAAGATGAGCATCTCGGAACAAATGCAGATGGTGAAGACGACTAGCCGTTTGGACGAGCGTTTGATAGAACTGCAGTCAAAAACCAAGCAAACAGTGGACAACTTTTCTAAGTCGACGTCGGGCAGCTACGGAATCCTCGTAGAAACCTTTGCCGGGCTGACTGCCTTGCAGCAATGGCTCGTCCACAAAACGACGTGGCTGGAAATGGCGATATTTTATATTTGTGGTACCGTGGTGATACTGCTTCTGACTGTCTTGCCGGAGCTCGAAGAAGCCAAATGGGTCCTGTTGTCATTGCATTTGGCTGCTGTGTGCGTGGAGTGTGGTTTGTGGTCGGTGTCGCTGCATGTAAATGTGGGGTTCGTGAGGAGTTCCCTGGTGTACGTCTGTGCTGGTCTTTTGTGCTTAACAGCGTACCACTACACAACTACAGAAACTTCTAAACACAGACTAATGCTAGATGTAGAAAGGAATATTGACCATCTTGAGAAGATAATGACTGGCACGAGAGTAGTTAAGAAAAATGCATGCTTGGTTCAGAATTCAAGAGTTGCATCTTCAAATGACAG GTTGTCCGTGACGCCAAACAGAACTGGATCGTGTTCAGTGAACGACGGTGACGACAGCTGGCGGTCGGTGTCTCCCGACAGAACGCCTGCCGTGTGGCAGAGGAACGGCAGCCGTGCCGCCACGCCACGCACGGACACCGGTCACGATGCCTGCCACGCGGCACAACTGTGGAGCACAGCTCACAGAAGTGAAGTTGGGACCTAA